A portion of the Salmo trutta chromosome 1, fSalTru1.1, whole genome shotgun sequence genome contains these proteins:
- the prr14 gene encoding uncharacterized protein prr14 isoform X2 has protein sequence MSKNKDTKGSNKAIPSSSTLTLDVNTTGKTEHDFNQSGMEADEEVGCGKPPGSPTSVKRWVIGPLFQSFKSKMASFTQIVMSPVRLFKPNGSPPEPDVDVSSASHSSHQQGPGYEQTSGTVQHFEAGREGHDPVSRKHLKFSMDLKTHGTPEEDYFSLEGKQNMMPPGDAQRDTCMSNSSEKETNNNDSLPCMQRSPLLRSNIKCGSESTESQFHSCSSMSFQSPDPSSSSCGSKLSLIVQMEEQVDLTGAHRRPLRRKSVFLNEAASQSSPSAAINTSEADHISSLPAEVGICEPKAKRLATKSYVEYKIWDCIDSETSSPLSSIYNTPSESLCQADDDSIKTVGLPQDRNMLVCGSQSHMSIRKSTRKLVNTTLNNCASVSQCLQKQIDECEGKQGYMAGSAKEVKRRCRATPFTAIKRDAEKKKRVKRTKRERCEEVTKEDRVDVELESCTLTSVEHASDVELVRPGVGTKPCATSKSQPLKSRVLLRVSQSSTVYIETTQKPSETHVPLMEVMKDKGRGRSGPVKKNTSLTVMATSSNGSVLEHSNDSLCDNSIAASNSRGMTSALSYGDTDSSSACNMEMVTTVTTALMKENHELPISEQHLDIKGKWPQTASKNQQKYICKKRKINPVVEVASSQNQQNSLKVNEITSEESRPLKPPKQNKSRRSHNSSSTHQLGTSSGLTDVGADHLHSLKPSKDDNVHVASRSSDVTQQTLQTSAVVAVRKDAGWGAERSGSDSSKSPKKSRNGSNKMSVSDALQVDKRFVEPLGGHKRVRGGLSTEDNDETTQSLQLNQITVEDQKRTVPWRTYPKCSIKLNKNIVKHSMAMQGNDVARDSDVEVFYTASEPTNLGQNETVDQVMEEEQGKEDECSELRVPSETRLRGRGQKKKPKKAATQCRKHRPVIRKGGQEEEERNTAIGEQMDFSSDNTTLNKRLLRSYSCPEIPALLHHDGHWTTSLHGRILSVPRLHPALFPPVPTPPAPSRRPRRHTVSSVEIEREIAPLCLRKEVFPSRRSYSLGNPSYHLLPSVPLSTSISVWASCFLSSPLAFISRKLRNGSLAATSSACSHDTSSPSSVSSSISPSCSSVRDLTSDISSASVSSLCSALSKIPLENETSQQREENGENVEDSNRFRNEFEAIGMREEKALSDSEIKLETGKHEERRKVSSIRIRKALPKPLHNLTPMGLPKPIRVKKKAFSLEEIYTNKNFTKPPERRLETIFEVPLSRRDGSHSLLGQKRMKRFVEFPEVGVARKTRKPLAGAGGGLPRKAGVGSPFGRPKRGGCPSSKDHPTLNLQELDSLLCSKLDQLDSWLAFDQNIC, from the exons ATGTCTAA GAACAAAGACACGAAAGGCTCAAATAAAGCGATTCCATCCTCTTCCACATTAACTTTAGATGTAAATACTACTGGCAAGACTGAACATGATTTCAACCAATCAGGCATGGAGGCGGATGAAGAGGTTGGCTGTGGAAAGCCCCCTGGAAGCCCGACCTCTGTGAAGCGATGGGTGATTGGCCCATTGTTTCAGTCATTTAAATCTAAGATGGCCAGTTTCACACAGATTGTCATGAGTCCCGTCCGACTTTTCAAACCCAATGGCTCCCCACCTGAACCAGATGTAGACGTCTCCTCTGCCTCTCATAGTTCTCACCAACAAGGACCCGGGTACGAGCAAACCTCTGGCACAGTGCAACACTTTGAAGCTGGAAGAGAAGGACATGACCCTGTCTCTCGTAAACACTTAAAGTTCAGCATGGATCTAAAAACCCACGGCACTCCAGAAGAGGATTACTTTTCTCTTGAGGGGAAACAAAATATGATGCCACCTGGAGATGCGCAAAGGGACACCTGTATGTCAAACAGCTCAGAAAAGGAGACAAATAATAATGATTCATTACCTTGTATGCAGCGTAGTCCTCTACTCAGAAGCAATATCAAGTGTGGTTCTGAATCAACGGAGTCCCAGTTCCACTCATGCTCTTCCATGTCCTTTCAATCCCCTGACCCCTCAAGTTCCTCATGTGGGTCCAAGCTGTCTCTCATTGTCCAAATGGAGGAGCAGGTGGATTTGACAGGGGCTCACCGGAGACCATTGCGCCGAAAAAGTGTTTTTCTAAATGAAGCTGCATCACAGAGCAGTCCCTCTGCTGCAATTAACACATCTGAAGCAGACCACATCTCTAGTTTGCCAGCTGAAGTAGGAATCTGTGAGCCCAAGGCTAAACGGCTTGCCACAAAATCATATGTAGAGTACAAAATCTGGGACTGTATTGACAGTGAAACATCTAGTCCATTATCCTCTATCTACAATACCCCTTCTGAGAGTCTATGCCAGGCAGATGATGACAGCATAAAAACTGTTGGTCTGCCTCAAGACCGAAACATGTTGGTGTGTGGTTCCCAGTCACATATGTCTATCCGGAAAAGCACCAGAAAACTTGTAAACACAACACTGAACAACTGtgcctcagtcagtcagtgtctTCAAAAGCAGATAGATGAGTGTGAAGGAAAGCAAGGCTATATGGCAGGCTCAGCAAAGGAAGTTAAGAGGAGATGCAGAGCAACTCCTTTTACAGCGATCAAGAGAGACGCAGAGAAAAAGAAAAGAGTGAAACGGACGAAAAGAGAGCGATGTGAAGAGGTTACAAAAGAAGACAGGGTAGATGTTGAGTTAGAAAGTTGCACATTAACATCGGTAGAGCACGCAAGTGATGTAGAACTTGTCCGGCCGGGGGTTGGAACAAAACCGTGTGCAACTTCTAAATCTCAGCCTCTTAAAAGTAGGGTGCTGCTTCGGGTTAGCCAGAGTTCTACCGTATACATTGAAACCACTCAAAAACCCTCTGAAACGCATGTACCTCTGATGGAGGTGATGAAGGACAAAGGTAGAGGTCGAAGTGGGCCTGTTAAGAAAAATACGTCTCTCACAGTAATGGCCACTTCAAGTAATGGGAGTGTACTAGAGCACAGTAATGACAGTTTGTGTGACAACAGCATAGCAGCCAGCAATAGTAGGGGTATGACCAGTGCCTTGAGTTATGGTGACACTGACTCTAGTTCAGCATGTAATATGGAAATGGTAACTACCGTGACAACCGCTTTGATGAAAGAAAATCATGAACTGCCCATCTCTGAGCAGCACTTGGATATCAAGGGGAAGTGGCCTCAAACGGCATCCAAAAATCAGCAAAAATACATCTGTAAGAAGAGGAAGATTAACCCAGTGGTTGAAGTGGCGTCATCTCAAAATCAACAAAACTCTCTGAAGGTGAATGAGATCACTTCAGAAGAGAGTCGTCCACTAAAACCACCGAAACAAAATAAATCCAGGAGGTCTCATAACTCAAGCTCAACCCATCAGCTTGGCACATCTTCAGGGCTAACTGATGTTGGTGCCGATCACTTGCACTCTTTGAAGCCCAGCAAAGATGACAATGTCCATGTAGCTTCTAGATCTTCAGACGTTACACAACAGACATTACAGACTAGCGCAGTGGTGGCTGTCCGCAAAGACGCAGGTTGGGGAGCAGAAAGGAGTGGGTCTGACTCTAGCAAGAGCCCAAAGAAGAGTCGGAATGGATCTAATAAAATGTCTGTCAGTGATGCGTTACAGGTGGATAAGAGGTTTGTGGAACCCCTTGGTGGACATAAGAGAGTCAGGGGAGGTCTGTCCACAGAGGACAATGACGAGACAACTCAGTCCCTGCAACTTAATCAAATAACAGTTGAAGATCAAAAGAGAACTGTGCCTTGGCGAACTTATCCCAAATGTTCAATCaagctgaacaaaaatatagtgAAACATTCTATGGCTATGCAAGGAAATGATGTGGCAAGGGACTCTGATGTAGAAGTGTTTTACACTGCCTCTGAACCAACTAACCTTGGCCAGAATGAGACTGTTGACCAGGTGatggaggaggagcaggggaagGAGGATGAGTGTTCTGAACTGCGTGTACCCTCTGAGACGAGGCTCAGGGGGAGGGGGCAAAAAAAGAAGCCAAAGAAAGCAGCAACTCAATGTAGGAAGCACAGGCCTGTGATTAGGAAGGGGGggcaggaagaagaggagagaaataCCGCGATTGGTGAGCAGATGGACTTTTCATCAGATAACACCACCCTTAACAAGCGTCTGTTGCGCAGCTACTCCTGCCCAGAGATCCCTGCTCTCCTCCACCATGACGGCCACTGGACCACCTCTCTGCACGGCAGGATCCTCTCCGTACCCCGGCTCCACCCCGCCCTCTTTCCTCCTGTCCCCACTCCTCCCGCACCGTCCAGACGTCCACGCCGTCATACTGTCTCTAGTGTGGAAATTGAGCGGGAGATAGCTCCGTTATGCCTGCGTAAGGAGGTGTTCCCCTCAAGAAGGTCCTATTCATTGGGCAACCCGTCCTACCACCTGTTACCCAGTGTGCCACTCTCCACTTCCATCTCTGTCTGGGCCTCCTGCTTCCTGTCAAGCCCCCTGGCCTTCATCTCTAGGAAGTTGCGAAATGGAAGTCTAGCTGCCACTAGTAGTGCTTGCAGTCATGATACCTCTTCCCCCTCCAGTGtttcctcttccatttcaccATCCTGCTCTTCTGTACGTGACCTGACCTCCGACATCTCCTCTGCTTCAGTCTCCTCCCTTTGCAG TGCATTGTCAAAGATTCCCTTGGAGAATGAGACAAGCCAGCAGCGTGAGGAGAACGGGGAGAATGTGGAGGACAGCAACCGTTTCAGGAATGAGTTCGAAGCCATAGGGATGAGAGAGGAAAAAGCATTGTCAGATTCTGAAATTAAG TTGGAAACCGGCAAACATGAGGAACGAAGGAAAGTGTCATCCATTCGAATTCGCAAAGCCTTACCCAAGCCCCTCCACAACCTCACACCCATGGGCCTGCCCAAGCCTATCAG GGTGAAGAAGAAGGCGTTCAGTTTGGAGGAAATCTACACTAATAAAAACTTCACCAAGCCCCCTGAAAG ACGGCTGGAGACCATATTTGAGGTGCCACTCAGTCGACGTGATGGGTCTCATTCCCTCCTTGGTCAGAAGCGCATGAAGCGTTTTGTGGAGTTCCCAGAGGTTGGTGTGGCCAGAAAGACAAGGAAGCCACTTGCTGGGGCAGGGGGTGGTTTACCCAGGAAAGCTGGGGTTGGCTCTCCTTTCGGAAGGCCCAAGCGTGGGGGTTGCCCCTCTTCTAAAGATCACCCCACCCTCAATCTACAGGAGCTTGATTCACTTCTTTGCTCCAAGCTTGACCAGCTGGATTCCTGGTTAGCTTTTGACCAGAATATTTGTTGA
- the prr14 gene encoding uncharacterized protein prr14 isoform X1, which translates to MEGNAKVPPTPFCNLPHSEPPPHLLPLSSITPSCEDGKKPGDRRRSVRIQKTPKKQEPKDAVAESRQNTSPAKRESNVMQVSQSLSVKLMRVDPPRKQPLKKSGLDLNVASECQMSKNKDTKGSNKAIPSSSTLTLDVNTTGKTEHDFNQSGMEADEEVGCGKPPGSPTSVKRWVIGPLFQSFKSKMASFTQIVMSPVRLFKPNGSPPEPDVDVSSASHSSHQQGPGYEQTSGTVQHFEAGREGHDPVSRKHLKFSMDLKTHGTPEEDYFSLEGKQNMMPPGDAQRDTCMSNSSEKETNNNDSLPCMQRSPLLRSNIKCGSESTESQFHSCSSMSFQSPDPSSSSCGSKLSLIVQMEEQVDLTGAHRRPLRRKSVFLNEAASQSSPSAAINTSEADHISSLPAEVGICEPKAKRLATKSYVEYKIWDCIDSETSSPLSSIYNTPSESLCQADDDSIKTVGLPQDRNMLVCGSQSHMSIRKSTRKLVNTTLNNCASVSQCLQKQIDECEGKQGYMAGSAKEVKRRCRATPFTAIKRDAEKKKRVKRTKRERCEEVTKEDRVDVELESCTLTSVEHASDVELVRPGVGTKPCATSKSQPLKSRVLLRVSQSSTVYIETTQKPSETHVPLMEVMKDKGRGRSGPVKKNTSLTVMATSSNGSVLEHSNDSLCDNSIAASNSRGMTSALSYGDTDSSSACNMEMVTTVTTALMKENHELPISEQHLDIKGKWPQTASKNQQKYICKKRKINPVVEVASSQNQQNSLKVNEITSEESRPLKPPKQNKSRRSHNSSSTHQLGTSSGLTDVGADHLHSLKPSKDDNVHVASRSSDVTQQTLQTSAVVAVRKDAGWGAERSGSDSSKSPKKSRNGSNKMSVSDALQVDKRFVEPLGGHKRVRGGLSTEDNDETTQSLQLNQITVEDQKRTVPWRTYPKCSIKLNKNIVKHSMAMQGNDVARDSDVEVFYTASEPTNLGQNETVDQVMEEEQGKEDECSELRVPSETRLRGRGQKKKPKKAATQCRKHRPVIRKGGQEEEERNTAIGEQMDFSSDNTTLNKRLLRSYSCPEIPALLHHDGHWTTSLHGRILSVPRLHPALFPPVPTPPAPSRRPRRHTVSSVEIEREIAPLCLRKEVFPSRRSYSLGNPSYHLLPSVPLSTSISVWASCFLSSPLAFISRKLRNGSLAATSSACSHDTSSPSSVSSSISPSCSSVRDLTSDISSASVSSLCSALSKIPLENETSQQREENGENVEDSNRFRNEFEAIGMREEKALSDSEIKLETGKHEERRKVSSIRIRKALPKPLHNLTPMGLPKPIRVKKKAFSLEEIYTNKNFTKPPERRLETIFEVPLSRRDGSHSLLGQKRMKRFVEFPEVGVARKTRKPLAGAGGGLPRKAGVGSPFGRPKRGGCPSSKDHPTLNLQELDSLLCSKLDQLDSWLAFDQNIC; encoded by the exons ATGGAGGGAAATGCCAAGGTTCCCCCAACCCCTTTCTGTAATCTCCCTCACAGCGAACCTCCACCCCaccttctccctctttcctccatcACCCCCAG CTGTGAAGATGGCAAAAAGCCTGGTGACAGGAGGAGGAGTGTGCGCATTCAGAAGACACCGAAGAAGCAGGAGCCCAAAGACGCAGTGGCGGAGTCCAGACAAAATACATCCCCTGCCAAGAGGGAGAGCAATGTG ATGCAAGTGTCTCAGTCCCTGTCAGTAAAGCTAATGAGAGTTGATCCCCCCCGCAAACAACCGCTAAAAAAG AGCGGTTTGGATCTCAATGTTGCATCAGAATGTCAAATGTCTAA GAACAAAGACACGAAAGGCTCAAATAAAGCGATTCCATCCTCTTCCACATTAACTTTAGATGTAAATACTACTGGCAAGACTGAACATGATTTCAACCAATCAGGCATGGAGGCGGATGAAGAGGTTGGCTGTGGAAAGCCCCCTGGAAGCCCGACCTCTGTGAAGCGATGGGTGATTGGCCCATTGTTTCAGTCATTTAAATCTAAGATGGCCAGTTTCACACAGATTGTCATGAGTCCCGTCCGACTTTTCAAACCCAATGGCTCCCCACCTGAACCAGATGTAGACGTCTCCTCTGCCTCTCATAGTTCTCACCAACAAGGACCCGGGTACGAGCAAACCTCTGGCACAGTGCAACACTTTGAAGCTGGAAGAGAAGGACATGACCCTGTCTCTCGTAAACACTTAAAGTTCAGCATGGATCTAAAAACCCACGGCACTCCAGAAGAGGATTACTTTTCTCTTGAGGGGAAACAAAATATGATGCCACCTGGAGATGCGCAAAGGGACACCTGTATGTCAAACAGCTCAGAAAAGGAGACAAATAATAATGATTCATTACCTTGTATGCAGCGTAGTCCTCTACTCAGAAGCAATATCAAGTGTGGTTCTGAATCAACGGAGTCCCAGTTCCACTCATGCTCTTCCATGTCCTTTCAATCCCCTGACCCCTCAAGTTCCTCATGTGGGTCCAAGCTGTCTCTCATTGTCCAAATGGAGGAGCAGGTGGATTTGACAGGGGCTCACCGGAGACCATTGCGCCGAAAAAGTGTTTTTCTAAATGAAGCTGCATCACAGAGCAGTCCCTCTGCTGCAATTAACACATCTGAAGCAGACCACATCTCTAGTTTGCCAGCTGAAGTAGGAATCTGTGAGCCCAAGGCTAAACGGCTTGCCACAAAATCATATGTAGAGTACAAAATCTGGGACTGTATTGACAGTGAAACATCTAGTCCATTATCCTCTATCTACAATACCCCTTCTGAGAGTCTATGCCAGGCAGATGATGACAGCATAAAAACTGTTGGTCTGCCTCAAGACCGAAACATGTTGGTGTGTGGTTCCCAGTCACATATGTCTATCCGGAAAAGCACCAGAAAACTTGTAAACACAACACTGAACAACTGtgcctcagtcagtcagtgtctTCAAAAGCAGATAGATGAGTGTGAAGGAAAGCAAGGCTATATGGCAGGCTCAGCAAAGGAAGTTAAGAGGAGATGCAGAGCAACTCCTTTTACAGCGATCAAGAGAGACGCAGAGAAAAAGAAAAGAGTGAAACGGACGAAAAGAGAGCGATGTGAAGAGGTTACAAAAGAAGACAGGGTAGATGTTGAGTTAGAAAGTTGCACATTAACATCGGTAGAGCACGCAAGTGATGTAGAACTTGTCCGGCCGGGGGTTGGAACAAAACCGTGTGCAACTTCTAAATCTCAGCCTCTTAAAAGTAGGGTGCTGCTTCGGGTTAGCCAGAGTTCTACCGTATACATTGAAACCACTCAAAAACCCTCTGAAACGCATGTACCTCTGATGGAGGTGATGAAGGACAAAGGTAGAGGTCGAAGTGGGCCTGTTAAGAAAAATACGTCTCTCACAGTAATGGCCACTTCAAGTAATGGGAGTGTACTAGAGCACAGTAATGACAGTTTGTGTGACAACAGCATAGCAGCCAGCAATAGTAGGGGTATGACCAGTGCCTTGAGTTATGGTGACACTGACTCTAGTTCAGCATGTAATATGGAAATGGTAACTACCGTGACAACCGCTTTGATGAAAGAAAATCATGAACTGCCCATCTCTGAGCAGCACTTGGATATCAAGGGGAAGTGGCCTCAAACGGCATCCAAAAATCAGCAAAAATACATCTGTAAGAAGAGGAAGATTAACCCAGTGGTTGAAGTGGCGTCATCTCAAAATCAACAAAACTCTCTGAAGGTGAATGAGATCACTTCAGAAGAGAGTCGTCCACTAAAACCACCGAAACAAAATAAATCCAGGAGGTCTCATAACTCAAGCTCAACCCATCAGCTTGGCACATCTTCAGGGCTAACTGATGTTGGTGCCGATCACTTGCACTCTTTGAAGCCCAGCAAAGATGACAATGTCCATGTAGCTTCTAGATCTTCAGACGTTACACAACAGACATTACAGACTAGCGCAGTGGTGGCTGTCCGCAAAGACGCAGGTTGGGGAGCAGAAAGGAGTGGGTCTGACTCTAGCAAGAGCCCAAAGAAGAGTCGGAATGGATCTAATAAAATGTCTGTCAGTGATGCGTTACAGGTGGATAAGAGGTTTGTGGAACCCCTTGGTGGACATAAGAGAGTCAGGGGAGGTCTGTCCACAGAGGACAATGACGAGACAACTCAGTCCCTGCAACTTAATCAAATAACAGTTGAAGATCAAAAGAGAACTGTGCCTTGGCGAACTTATCCCAAATGTTCAATCaagctgaacaaaaatatagtgAAACATTCTATGGCTATGCAAGGAAATGATGTGGCAAGGGACTCTGATGTAGAAGTGTTTTACACTGCCTCTGAACCAACTAACCTTGGCCAGAATGAGACTGTTGACCAGGTGatggaggaggagcaggggaagGAGGATGAGTGTTCTGAACTGCGTGTACCCTCTGAGACGAGGCTCAGGGGGAGGGGGCAAAAAAAGAAGCCAAAGAAAGCAGCAACTCAATGTAGGAAGCACAGGCCTGTGATTAGGAAGGGGGggcaggaagaagaggagagaaataCCGCGATTGGTGAGCAGATGGACTTTTCATCAGATAACACCACCCTTAACAAGCGTCTGTTGCGCAGCTACTCCTGCCCAGAGATCCCTGCTCTCCTCCACCATGACGGCCACTGGACCACCTCTCTGCACGGCAGGATCCTCTCCGTACCCCGGCTCCACCCCGCCCTCTTTCCTCCTGTCCCCACTCCTCCCGCACCGTCCAGACGTCCACGCCGTCATACTGTCTCTAGTGTGGAAATTGAGCGGGAGATAGCTCCGTTATGCCTGCGTAAGGAGGTGTTCCCCTCAAGAAGGTCCTATTCATTGGGCAACCCGTCCTACCACCTGTTACCCAGTGTGCCACTCTCCACTTCCATCTCTGTCTGGGCCTCCTGCTTCCTGTCAAGCCCCCTGGCCTTCATCTCTAGGAAGTTGCGAAATGGAAGTCTAGCTGCCACTAGTAGTGCTTGCAGTCATGATACCTCTTCCCCCTCCAGTGtttcctcttccatttcaccATCCTGCTCTTCTGTACGTGACCTGACCTCCGACATCTCCTCTGCTTCAGTCTCCTCCCTTTGCAG TGCATTGTCAAAGATTCCCTTGGAGAATGAGACAAGCCAGCAGCGTGAGGAGAACGGGGAGAATGTGGAGGACAGCAACCGTTTCAGGAATGAGTTCGAAGCCATAGGGATGAGAGAGGAAAAAGCATTGTCAGATTCTGAAATTAAG TTGGAAACCGGCAAACATGAGGAACGAAGGAAAGTGTCATCCATTCGAATTCGCAAAGCCTTACCCAAGCCCCTCCACAACCTCACACCCATGGGCCTGCCCAAGCCTATCAG GGTGAAGAAGAAGGCGTTCAGTTTGGAGGAAATCTACACTAATAAAAACTTCACCAAGCCCCCTGAAAG ACGGCTGGAGACCATATTTGAGGTGCCACTCAGTCGACGTGATGGGTCTCATTCCCTCCTTGGTCAGAAGCGCATGAAGCGTTTTGTGGAGTTCCCAGAGGTTGGTGTGGCCAGAAAGACAAGGAAGCCACTTGCTGGGGCAGGGGGTGGTTTACCCAGGAAAGCTGGGGTTGGCTCTCCTTTCGGAAGGCCCAAGCGTGGGGGTTGCCCCTCTTCTAAAGATCACCCCACCCTCAATCTACAGGAGCTTGATTCACTTCTTTGCTCCAAGCTTGACCAGCTGGATTCCTGGTTAGCTTTTGACCAGAATATTTGTTGA